Proteins encoded in a region of the Nicotiana tomentosiformis chromosome 9, ASM39032v3, whole genome shotgun sequence genome:
- the LOC104098188 gene encoding glyoxylase I 4-like, with the protein MNMEIEEVIYQKLPLLSLNHVSLLVKDVWNSVQFYEAVLGFCLVKRPSSFNFHGAWLYNYGIGIHLLENKAMEDLDVNNEPRPINPKDNHISFQCTDVELVKRKLKEMGMRYVTAVVEDEGIKVDQVFFHDPDGYMIEICNCENLPMLPISSNCQLNHQFIGTYNKKIMPMAVPNYSCGFMETLMMEKLSMDMLNFSF; encoded by the exons ATGAATATGGAGATTGAGGAAGTGATCTACCAAAAACTGCCACTCCTTTCACTGAACCATGTATCTTTGTTGGTGAAAGATGTTTGGAATTCAGTGCAATTCTATGAAGCTGTATTGGGCTTCTGTCTTGTCAAACGCCCTTCTTCTTTCAATTTCCATGGAGCCTG GCTTTACAATTATGGCATTGGGATTCACTTGCTTGAGAATAAAGCTATGGAGGACTTGGATGTCAACAATGAACCACGCCCTATTAATCCAAAGGATAACCATATTTCCTTTCAG TGCACTGATGTTGAATTGGTGAAGAGGAAGTTGAAAGAGATGGGAATGAGATATGTAACTGCAGTGGTAGAAGATGAAGGAATCAAAGTAGATCAAGTATTTTTCCATGATCCAGATGGCTATATGATTGAAATTTGCAACTGTGAAAACCTTCCAATGCTGCCTatttcttcaaattgccaacttaaTCACCAATTTATTGGCACTTACAATAAGAAGATAATGCCAATGGCTGTCCCAAATTATAGCTGTGGTTTTATGGAGACTCTTATGATGGAGAAATTAAGCATGGACatgctcaacttttccttctga